One window of Brachybacterium ginsengisoli genomic DNA carries:
- a CDS encoding cation transporter — MNERGEPAPEGSSSSGRDALPGEQQKLLAVTIRLQWLSIVVLVVSIAAVAVVSGSSQAMKVAWLEDTMSLLPPLAFLVASRRIRRPSSREFPYGHHRSIGVAHVVAAASLLAMGAFLVIDSAMTLVKVERPPVGLIVLFGHGIWAGWLMIAVMVVTSIPPVLIGRRKMELAEPLHDKVLYADADMNRANWSSALATIIGVLGIGAGLWWADSAAAIAVSISILHDGVKNLRAAIGGLTDGRARTFDGKEPHPLLGEIERVAREAAWVADAVGRVRDEGHVFHVEMFVVPVKSAVVTGQKCEDLRTALSEVDWKIHDIVIAPVAEIPEEQAFRRD, encoded by the coding sequence GTGAACGAGCGCGGAGAGCCGGCTCCGGAGGGCAGCTCCTCCTCCGGGCGTGACGCCCTGCCCGGGGAGCAGCAGAAGCTGCTGGCGGTGACGATCCGGCTCCAATGGCTCTCCATCGTCGTCCTCGTCGTGTCGATCGCGGCTGTCGCCGTGGTGTCCGGATCCTCGCAGGCGATGAAGGTCGCGTGGTTGGAGGACACCATGTCCTTGCTGCCACCTCTCGCCTTCCTCGTCGCCTCCCGCCGGATCCGCAGACCGTCCAGCAGGGAGTTCCCCTACGGCCACCACCGATCCATCGGAGTCGCCCACGTTGTCGCGGCTGCGTCGTTGCTGGCCATGGGCGCCTTCCTGGTGATCGACTCGGCAATGACGCTGGTGAAGGTCGAGCGGCCACCCGTCGGATTGATCGTGCTGTTCGGCCACGGGATCTGGGCCGGCTGGCTGATGATCGCCGTGATGGTCGTGACCAGCATTCCGCCGGTCCTCATCGGTCGGCGCAAGATGGAGCTCGCGGAACCGCTGCACGACAAGGTGCTCTACGCCGACGCGGACATGAACAGAGCGAACTGGTCGTCCGCCCTGGCGACGATCATCGGTGTGCTCGGGATCGGCGCCGGACTGTGGTGGGCGGACTCCGCCGCCGCGATCGCGGTCTCGATCTCGATCCTTCATGACGGGGTGAAGAATCTGCGTGCGGCGATCGGAGGGCTCACCGACGGCCGTGCCCGGACCTTCGATGGCAAGGAGCCCCATCCGCTGCTCGGAGAGATCGAGCGAGTCGCCCGAGAGGCGGCGTGGGTGGCTGACGCGGTGGGCAGGGTCCGCGACGAGGGGCACGTCTTCCACGTCGAGATGTTCGTGGTCCCCGTCAAGAGCGCCGTGGTGACCGGTCAGAAGTGCGAGGATCTCCGCACCGCGCTGTCGGAGGTCGACTGGAAGATCCACGACATCGTCATCGCCCCGGTCGCCGAGATCCCGGAGGAACAGGCTTTCCGTCGCGATTGA
- a CDS encoding SDR family oxidoreductase, with translation MSDDQLTFQDPVTRFPDITPPEQDQPEPGLDADLVPQTDRGEDSYRGTGRLEGRRALITGADSGIGAAVAIAFAREGADVALSYLPAEEEDAQHIRRVIEESGRTALLLPGDLSDPGHCTQVVEDAASGLGGLDAVVNNAGRQIAIERIEDLEDDQWAHTYDVNIRAIYRISRAALRHLAPGSTIVNTTSIQAYNPSAHLLDYASTKAAINNFTKGLGQQLAPRGIRVNAVAPGPIWTPLQVSDGQPKDALPEFGKSTPLGRAGQPTELAPAYVFLTSAESSYVIGETLNVNGGTPSP, from the coding sequence ATGTCCGATGACCAGCTGACCTTCCAGGACCCCGTCACCCGATTCCCCGACATCACCCCGCCGGAGCAGGACCAGCCCGAACCGGGGCTGGACGCGGACCTCGTCCCGCAGACCGATCGTGGCGAGGACTCCTACCGCGGCACCGGACGGCTCGAGGGCCGTCGTGCCCTGATCACCGGCGCGGATTCCGGCATCGGTGCTGCGGTGGCCATCGCCTTCGCCCGCGAAGGAGCAGATGTCGCCCTGTCCTACCTCCCCGCGGAGGAGGAGGACGCACAGCACATCCGTCGTGTGATCGAAGAGTCCGGGCGTACGGCGCTGCTGCTCCCGGGAGACCTCTCCGACCCCGGTCACTGCACGCAGGTGGTCGAGGACGCCGCCTCCGGGCTGGGCGGGCTCGACGCCGTCGTCAACAATGCGGGTCGTCAGATCGCGATCGAACGCATCGAGGACCTCGAGGACGACCAGTGGGCGCACACCTACGACGTGAACATCCGCGCGATCTACCGCATCTCCCGGGCCGCGCTGCGGCATCTGGCGCCGGGGTCGACCATCGTGAACACGACGTCGATCCAGGCCTACAACCCCTCCGCCCATCTCCTCGACTACGCCTCGACGAAGGCCGCGATCAACAACTTCACCAAAGGCCTCGGCCAGCAGCTCGCGCCCCGCGGGATCCGCGTGAACGCGGTCGCGCCAGGCCCCATCTGGACGCCTCTGCAGGTCTCCGACGGTCAACCCAAGGATGCCCTCCCCGAGTTCGGCAAGAGCACCCCGCTGGGCCGTGCCGGGCAACCCACGGAACTGGCTCCCGCCTACGTGTTCCTCACGTCCGCGGAGTCCAGCTACGTGATCGGCGAGACCCTGAACGTCAACGGTGGCACCCCGAGCCCCTGA
- a CDS encoding ANTAR domain-containing response regulator: protein MTDDTTSLPDDAQDDALPAEDAPRRTAVVAEDESLIRMDIVETLTEAGFDVIAAVGDGESAVAKARELRPDVVVMDVKMPQMDGVTAAERIGEDNLAPVVMLTAFSQAELVERARDAGAMAYVVKPFTPADLLPAVEIAISRHQQIAQLESEIADLGERFETRKRVDRAKGLLQTNMGLSEPEAFRWIQKTSMDRRLTMREVADAVVDQLGGPKD from the coding sequence ATGACTGACGACACCACTTCCCTTCCCGACGACGCCCAGGACGATGCACTGCCGGCGGAGGACGCCCCGCGTCGCACCGCCGTGGTCGCCGAGGACGAGAGCCTCATCCGGATGGACATCGTCGAGACCCTCACCGAGGCCGGCTTCGACGTGATCGCCGCCGTGGGCGACGGCGAGAGCGCGGTCGCCAAGGCCCGCGAGCTGCGTCCCGACGTGGTCGTGATGGACGTGAAGATGCCGCAGATGGACGGCGTCACCGCGGCCGAGCGGATCGGGGAGGACAACCTCGCCCCCGTGGTGATGCTGACCGCCTTCTCGCAGGCCGAGCTCGTCGAGCGGGCCCGTGACGCCGGTGCGATGGCGTACGTCGTCAAGCCCTTCACCCCGGCGGATCTGCTGCCGGCGGTCGAGATCGCCATCTCGCGCCACCAGCAGATCGCCCAGCTCGAGTCCGAGATCGCGGACCTGGGGGAGCGCTTCGAGACCCGCAAGCGCGTGGACCGCGCCAAGGGCCTGCTGCAGACCAACATGGGGCTCAGCGAGCCCGAGGCCTTCCGCTGGATCCAGAAGACCTCGATGGATCGTCGCCTGACGATGCGCGAGGTCGCCGACGCGGTCGTGGACCAGCTGGGCGGCCCGAAGGACTGA
- a CDS encoding zinc-dependent alcohol dehydrogenase: MRAVTWQGKRTISVEEVPDPQLQEPGDAIIRITSTAICGSDLHLYEVLGPYMSAGDVLGHESMGIVEEVGADVTAVRPGDRVVVPFTISCGWCWMCTRGLQSQCETTQVTEQGSGASLFGFSKLYGQIPGGQAEYLRVPHADYGLITVGRDLPDDRYLFLSDILPTAWQGVQYADVPDGGTLAVLGLGPVGQLAARIGRHLGARVLAIDPVAERRAMAARHGVEVFDQGDDGIAAIRDATDGRGPDAVVDAVGMEAHGSPVASAAHQLVGHLPDAVGQKVMETAGVDRLAALHTSLDLVRRGGTVSLSGVYGGAASPMPLLTMFDKQIQLRMGQCNVRHWTDDLLPLVEDPRDPLGVTDLVTHRLPLAEAAPAYSLFQKKHDGCIKVVLDPAQS; encoded by the coding sequence GTGAGAGCAGTGACATGGCAGGGCAAGCGCACGATCAGCGTCGAGGAGGTTCCGGATCCTCAGCTCCAGGAACCCGGCGACGCGATCATCAGGATCACGTCGACGGCGATCTGCGGATCCGATCTTCACCTCTACGAGGTCCTCGGCCCCTACATGAGCGCCGGCGATGTGCTCGGGCACGAATCGATGGGGATCGTCGAGGAGGTCGGAGCGGATGTGACCGCTGTGCGTCCCGGTGATCGCGTCGTCGTCCCCTTCACCATCTCCTGCGGATGGTGCTGGATGTGCACCCGTGGTCTCCAATCCCAGTGCGAGACTACCCAGGTCACCGAACAGGGGTCCGGCGCGTCCCTCTTCGGGTTCTCGAAGCTGTACGGGCAGATTCCCGGAGGCCAGGCGGAGTACCTCCGCGTCCCGCATGCCGACTACGGACTGATCACCGTCGGCAGAGATCTGCCCGATGACAGGTACCTCTTCCTCAGCGACATCCTGCCCACCGCGTGGCAGGGCGTGCAGTACGCCGATGTGCCCGATGGGGGGACCCTCGCCGTTCTCGGCCTGGGGCCGGTCGGCCAGCTCGCCGCGCGCATCGGCCGCCATCTCGGCGCCCGGGTGCTCGCCATCGATCCGGTCGCGGAGCGACGCGCGATGGCCGCCCGTCACGGTGTCGAGGTCTTCGACCAGGGGGATGACGGGATCGCGGCGATCCGAGACGCGACGGACGGCCGAGGCCCGGATGCCGTCGTCGACGCCGTCGGCATGGAGGCTCATGGCAGCCCGGTCGCAAGCGCTGCGCACCAGCTCGTCGGGCACCTCCCGGACGCGGTCGGGCAGAAGGTCATGGAGACCGCCGGCGTCGACCGGCTCGCCGCCCTCCACACCTCCCTCGACCTGGTCCGTCGCGGCGGCACCGTCTCGCTGAGCGGCGTCTACGGCGGTGCTGCGAGCCCGATGCCGCTGCTGACGATGTTCGACAAGCAGATCCAGCTCCGTATGGGCCAGTGCAACGTCCGGCACTGGACCGACGACCTGCTTCCGCTCGTGGAGGATCCCCGTGATCCGCTGGGCGTCACCGATCTCGTCACCCATCGCCTGCCCCTGGCCGAAGCGGCACCCGCCTACTCGCTGTTCCAGAAGAAGCACGACGGCTGCATCAAAGTCGTGCTCGACCCGGCACAGAGCTGA
- a CDS encoding APC family permease yields the protein MTNARGSSSPTLRRTVTTTGLFLFILGDVLGAGVYVLAGEIAGIAGGALWVPLVVALVLALLTAGSYAELATKYPRAGGSSHYATRAFGPFVGSLVGVCMLSAGIVSVGALALGFAGDYLSAFVSLPTVLVVLVFLGLLAALNARGISESMGVNRVATLIEVSGLVMVIVLGGIVIGRGDGDLGRLTELGTPENGPVAAVLAGTVLAFYSYVGFETSVNIAEETKDPARSYPRALFGALTVTGVVYALIGAVASAVVPTAELSGSTAPLALVIEAAGIVPPVVFSVIALVAVANGALLTGIMTSRLAYGMSGDGLLPSVLTRLLPRRRTPWVAIIATTALSIALALTGSITVLAGAMVLLLLVVFIAVNAAVLVLRRDPVGHHHYRVPVVLPIAGLVSCLLLMTQVEGQVWRLGLPFLLVASAIAGLAAWRRGRSGHRSHGGAAPAPGPGAED from the coding sequence ATGACGAACGCTCGCGGTTCCTCCTCGCCGACTCTGCGCCGCACCGTCACCACCACGGGATTGTTCCTGTTCATCCTCGGTGACGTGCTCGGCGCGGGGGTCTATGTCCTGGCCGGTGAGATCGCCGGGATCGCCGGCGGCGCACTCTGGGTCCCGCTCGTCGTCGCCCTCGTCCTGGCGCTGCTGACCGCAGGCTCCTACGCGGAACTCGCGACCAAGTACCCCCGGGCCGGTGGCTCCTCCCACTATGCGACCCGGGCTTTCGGGCCCTTCGTGGGGTCGCTGGTCGGTGTCTGCATGCTCTCGGCCGGGATCGTCTCGGTGGGAGCCCTGGCGCTGGGCTTCGCCGGGGACTACCTCAGCGCCTTCGTGTCTTTGCCGACGGTGCTGGTGGTGCTCGTGTTCCTCGGCCTGCTGGCCGCCCTCAACGCCCGTGGCATCTCCGAGTCGATGGGCGTCAATCGGGTGGCGACGCTGATCGAGGTGAGCGGCCTGGTGATGGTGATCGTCCTCGGCGGGATCGTGATCGGACGCGGCGACGGGGATCTGGGCCGGCTCACCGAGCTCGGAACACCCGAGAACGGCCCGGTCGCGGCGGTGCTCGCGGGGACCGTCCTGGCGTTCTACTCCTATGTGGGGTTCGAGACGAGCGTGAACATCGCCGAGGAGACCAAGGATCCGGCGCGGTCCTATCCTCGCGCCCTGTTCGGCGCCCTGACCGTCACCGGAGTCGTGTACGCCCTGATCGGTGCGGTCGCCTCGGCTGTGGTCCCCACCGCCGAGCTCTCCGGTTCCACCGCTCCGCTCGCGCTGGTGATCGAGGCCGCAGGAATCGTGCCACCGGTGGTGTTCAGCGTGATCGCGCTGGTCGCGGTCGCCAACGGTGCGCTGCTGACCGGGATCATGACCTCGCGGCTGGCGTACGGCATGTCCGGCGACGGATTGCTGCCGAGCGTGCTGACGCGGTTGCTGCCCCGTCGCCGCACCCCGTGGGTGGCGATCATCGCCACCACCGCGCTGTCGATCGCGCTCGCGCTGACCGGATCGATCACCGTCCTGGCAGGCGCCATGGTGCTGCTCCTCCTGGTGGTCTTCATCGCCGTCAACGCGGCGGTCCTGGTCCTCCGTCGCGACCCGGTCGGGCACCACCACTATCGCGTGCCGGTCGTGCTCCCCATCGCGGGTCTCGTCTCGTGCCTTCTGCTCATGACGCAGGTCGAAGGCCAGGTCTGGCGATTGGGTCTGCCGTTCCTGCTCGTCGCCTCCGCGATCGCCGGTCTCGCAGCATGGAGGCGGGGCCGGTCCGGTCACCGGTCCCACGGCGGGGCCGCCCCCGCGCCCGGTCCCGGCGCCGAGGACTGA
- a CDS encoding transporter substrate-binding domain-containing protein, translating to MFVGACENEPWTAIGADGSVRGTEAGLIQKFAASIDATIRWEAAAMSDLVTMMKNNELDLVIGGLTDDTPWSDRISPTRPYQEAPDLDGSMKKMVIGVRPGENALQVSLERFLAEDAGEL from the coding sequence TTGTTCGTCGGCGCCTGCGAGAACGAGCCCTGGACCGCGATCGGTGCGGACGGCAGCGTCCGCGGCACCGAGGCAGGCCTCATCCAGAAGTTCGCGGCGAGCATCGACGCGACCATCCGGTGGGAGGCCGCAGCGATGAGCGACCTGGTGACCATGATGAAGAACAACGAGCTGGATCTGGTCATCGGCGGCCTCACCGACGACACACCCTGGTCGGACAGAATTTCGCCGACCCGCCCGTACCAGGAGGCTCCCGACCTCGACGGTTCGATGAAGAAGATGGTCATCGGCGTGAGGCCCGGGGAGAACGCCCTGCAGGTCTCCCTGGAACGGTTCCTCGCCGAGGACGCCGGAGAGCTGTGA
- a CDS encoding ABC transporter substrate-binding protein, which yields MAITRRDLVRGLGAGILGAGALSACTRGRGGRTRNTTPPPTAKPVDAPDEPLVIGQIGAAYGRMAAFEEAIAVSIDEARIDVNARWEGLFDQEVVLLERHVMQEPGEDLAPVIAALVEEGATCLITSIDEESLVAAMPAIVEGGLAVIDVFTSGMSVRSSDVQTANLLVRLAPNDQILAARYAETALGATSEGGGTPGTVAFLSEDTAQGRSLHHELEQYLNPRGGRINSEQFYAVGDIGDIPARVKAVLKERPALVVLNGGQESARFLSALHRATLDEDGRAELQIPSQLAPAATLDYSQQSLGKDLLAECLTTATGYQPGGEITAAHEAMMLNRSSDFLRTGYAYSQHGYDAFTMACLAAQDALSLTGTAIAASLPKILTGATACEDYGACRGAMTTALEANQRETVAYAGRMGALELGPQSDARLGDLREYSWSEANALGKVSASGFEAPE from the coding sequence ATGGCGATCACGCGACGGGACCTGGTGCGCGGACTCGGGGCAGGGATCCTCGGGGCCGGCGCCCTCTCCGCCTGCACCCGTGGGCGCGGCGGCCGCACCAGGAACACGACCCCGCCCCCGACGGCGAAGCCCGTCGACGCCCCCGACGAGCCACTGGTGATCGGGCAGATCGGGGCGGCCTACGGGCGGATGGCCGCGTTCGAGGAGGCGATCGCCGTCTCGATCGACGAGGCGCGGATCGACGTGAACGCCCGCTGGGAGGGACTGTTCGACCAGGAGGTCGTCCTCCTGGAGCGGCACGTCATGCAGGAGCCCGGCGAGGACCTCGCCCCGGTCATCGCGGCGCTGGTCGAGGAGGGGGCGACCTGCCTGATCACCTCGATCGACGAGGAGTCCCTGGTCGCGGCGATGCCTGCCATCGTGGAGGGCGGCCTGGCGGTGATCGACGTCTTCACCTCCGGGATGAGCGTGCGCTCCTCGGACGTGCAGACCGCGAACCTGCTCGTGCGGCTCGCCCCGAACGACCAGATCCTCGCGGCCCGCTACGCCGAGACCGCCCTGGGCGCCACCTCGGAGGGCGGCGGGACGCCGGGCACGGTGGCCTTCCTCTCGGAGGACACCGCGCAGGGCCGCAGCCTGCACCACGAGCTCGAGCAGTACCTCAACCCGCGGGGCGGACGGATCAACTCCGAGCAGTTCTACGCGGTCGGCGACATCGGCGACATCCCGGCGCGTGTGAAGGCCGTGCTGAAGGAGCGGCCGGCTCTCGTGGTGCTCAACGGCGGTCAGGAGTCCGCGCGCTTCCTGTCCGCGCTGCACCGCGCGACCCTCGACGAGGACGGACGCGCGGAGCTCCAGATCCCCTCTCAGCTCGCCCCGGCGGCCACGCTCGACTACTCGCAGCAGTCCCTCGGCAAGGATCTGCTGGCCGAGTGCCTGACCACGGCGACCGGGTACCAGCCCGGTGGGGAGATCACGGCCGCCCACGAGGCGATGATGCTCAACCGCAGCAGCGACTTCCTGCGCACCGGATACGCCTACTCCCAGCACGGCTACGACGCATTCACGATGGCGTGCCTGGCGGCGCAGGACGCGCTCTCGCTGACGGGCACGGCCATCGCCGCCTCGCTCCCGAAGATCCTCACCGGCGCCACGGCCTGCGAGGACTATGGTGCCTGCCGCGGGGCGATGACGACGGCGCTCGAGGCGAACCAGCGGGAGACGGTGGCCTACGCCGGGCGGATGGGTGCGCTCGAGCTCGGCCCGCAGTCGGACGCCCGGCTCGGCGATCTGCGCGAGTACTCCTGGAGCGAGGCCAACGCGCTCGGGAAGGTCTCCGCCTCGGGCTTCGAAGCGCCCGAGTGA
- a CDS encoding hotdog fold thioesterase → MDDSQRPATPSTDVPALGGASAPPVSDELRTHFDPLLRGTLLERCGIEVLTLDAGGGTASMPVQGNTQPAGLLHGGATIALAESIASFAAILRAREVHGEGAQAVGTSVSTLHHRSARSGSVIATCSPLHLGRQVANYLVDVHDEQGRLLSTVTVATQLLPPR, encoded by the coding sequence ATGGACGACTCGCAGCGACCCGCGACCCCCTCGACCGACGTGCCCGCTCTCGGCGGCGCCTCCGCCCCGCCCGTCAGCGACGAGCTCCGCACGCACTTCGACCCGCTGCTGCGCGGGACGCTGCTGGAGCGGTGCGGCATCGAGGTGCTCACCCTGGACGCCGGCGGCGGCACGGCATCGATGCCGGTCCAGGGCAACACCCAGCCGGCCGGTCTGCTGCACGGCGGGGCCACGATCGCCCTGGCCGAGTCCATCGCCTCCTTCGCCGCGATCCTGCGGGCCCGCGAGGTCCATGGCGAGGGGGCCCAGGCGGTCGGGACCTCGGTCTCGACGCTGCACCATCGCTCGGCGCGCAGCGGGAGCGTCATCGCGACCTGCTCGCCGCTGCATCTCGGGCGCCAGGTGGCCAACTACCTCGTGGACGTCCACGATGAGCAGGGCCGGCTGCTAAGCACGGTCACGGTCGCAACGCAGCTGCTGCCCCCGCGCTGA
- a CDS encoding NAD-dependent epimerase/dehydratase family protein gives MRVVVVGATGNVGTAVLAALDRRPEVTSIVGVARRMPARSAEPYSRAQWVSLDIAAATDPDEAVAALTEAFHGADAVIHLAWLIQPDSHRDLLRRVNVEGTRHVVRAVADAGVRTVVVASSVGAYAPSPESGARPESWPTTGIRTSHYSVDKVAQERVLDEFESAVPHVCVTRLRPALIFQGDAGAEIHRYFLGRWAPVHRLGARRPPVLPLPRGLRLQVVHADDVAAAFAAAAVLGRRGAFNICVDEVLGAAELAGIVDHGRFVQLPVAWVRAAVAAGHRAGVIAADAGWLDMAMKAPVMDTSRARAELDWRPRRSAGDTVRELLDGMAAGDGARSVPMRANDRRRIHLPIDRPADSASAGDGEPQASERIEHRLLNLYLSDHLTGASAGAARISRMASDFVDTPVFAALSSIEAEIRAERSFLAQLLDDLGMRQMRHRQAIAVVGERLGRLKGNGRVLARSPMTLLLEAELMRSAVLGKRGVWQTLAENAEDLGLDPSVFHELSARALHQHERLDEVHAYARRTAFREDRAGSRAEGDLRS, from the coding sequence ATGAGAGTCGTCGTCGTCGGAGCCACGGGGAATGTCGGCACCGCAGTGCTCGCGGCCCTGGATCGGCGGCCCGAGGTCACGTCGATCGTGGGCGTTGCGCGACGGATGCCCGCACGATCCGCAGAGCCGTACTCGCGCGCGCAATGGGTTTCCCTCGACATCGCGGCGGCCACCGACCCGGACGAGGCCGTCGCCGCGCTCACGGAGGCATTCCACGGCGCTGACGCCGTGATCCATCTGGCCTGGCTGATCCAGCCCGACAGCCATAGGGACCTTCTGCGGCGGGTCAACGTCGAGGGCACTCGCCACGTCGTCCGGGCCGTCGCGGACGCCGGGGTCCGCACGGTGGTGGTGGCATCGTCGGTCGGTGCGTACGCCCCCTCCCCGGAGAGCGGGGCCCGTCCGGAGAGCTGGCCGACGACCGGCATCCGCACATCGCACTACAGCGTGGACAAGGTCGCTCAGGAGAGGGTGCTCGACGAGTTCGAGTCCGCCGTTCCCCACGTCTGCGTGACCCGGCTGCGCCCTGCACTGATCTTCCAGGGAGATGCAGGCGCGGAGATCCACCGGTACTTCCTGGGTCGATGGGCACCGGTGCACCGGCTGGGCGCCCGCCGCCCCCCGGTGCTCCCTCTCCCCCGCGGCCTCCGGTTGCAGGTCGTCCACGCCGATGATGTGGCGGCCGCCTTCGCGGCGGCGGCCGTCCTCGGCCGTCGCGGGGCGTTCAACATCTGCGTGGACGAGGTGCTCGGTGCCGCGGAGCTCGCTGGCATCGTCGACCACGGTCGGTTCGTCCAGCTGCCCGTGGCCTGGGTGAGGGCGGCTGTCGCTGCCGGACATCGCGCCGGGGTGATCGCGGCCGATGCCGGGTGGCTGGACATGGCGATGAAGGCTCCCGTGATGGACACCTCCCGCGCCCGGGCCGAGCTCGACTGGCGGCCGCGCCGCAGCGCCGGGGACACGGTCCGGGAGCTCCTGGACGGCATGGCCGCGGGCGACGGCGCGAGGTCGGTGCCGATGCGCGCGAACGACCGCCGGAGGATCCACCTCCCGATCGACCGACCCGCCGATTCCGCCTCGGCGGGCGACGGGGAACCGCAGGCCTCGGAGCGCATCGAGCACCGTCTGCTGAACCTCTACCTCTCCGACCACCTCACCGGGGCATCCGCAGGCGCCGCCCGGATCAGCAGGATGGCGTCTGATTTCGTGGACACCCCGGTGTTCGCCGCCCTCTCGTCGATCGAGGCGGAGATCCGCGCCGAGCGCAGCTTCCTGGCGCAGCTCCTCGACGACCTCGGGATGCGGCAGATGCGGCACCGGCAGGCCATCGCCGTCGTCGGGGAACGTCTCGGCCGGTTGAAGGGCAATGGTCGGGTGCTCGCACGTTCTCCGATGACCCTGCTGCTCGAGGCCGAGCTCATGCGCAGCGCGGTCCTCGGAAAGAGAGGAGTCTGGCAGACGCTCGCGGAGAACGCCGAGGACCTGGGTCTGGACCCCTCGGTGTTCCACGAGCTCTCCGCCCGGGCGCTGCATCAGCACGAGAGGCTCGATGAGGTGCATGCATATGCCCGTCGCACGGCCTTCCGGGAGGACCGGGCGGGATCTCGTGCGGAAGGTGACCTGCGCTCATGA